Within Oreochromis aureus strain Israel breed Guangdong linkage group 19, ZZ_aureus, whole genome shotgun sequence, the genomic segment GATTTTTTCTTTGGTGCTTTACTGCCACCTTGTGGTAATTTTTGGCTTTCttctgttattaaaaaaaacaactcctcAGCTGTAAACCCTTTTTCAGCTTCACTTCTTTCTCCTTCCTGTGAGGTTCTTTCTGGGTCAGTTCATATTAAATTGATTGATTTGTCCTGAAAGCCACATCCTGTTACACTCAGTGGTCTAGCTTTTAGTGCTGGTAGACTGATTGGTTCGGGATTATTAACGGACCCTACCTGCTCTCTCCTCATCACGGGTTAgttcactgtttgtgtcttCTGCGCTTTAAGTGTGCAGCTCCACTTCATTTGTCTCAGCTGGCTGGACAACAGGAATGTGAcacctgcatttgaaattttAGACtcgttgtatttttttctttactgtgtTGCACTTTCTTTTTAGTCTTTTCCTTCTAATTCTCTCTTTATTGTTATCAGGGCAGAgttctttttttatcttttagttTATGTCTTTCTCTTCATATTACCCTCTGACTGGATGATGTTTGTAACCTGCTGAAATCCATTTTCCACTGCCAAAACATTGGGTTATTCTGTATTCATTACTGGAGTCATGCAGGCACAATTTAGTAACTGTTAAACAAATCAGAAAAGTGAAGCAGTCATGCATACAggtgctttttctgttttttgctcCAGTTTTTGGCTCGGACATTAGAAAGGCCAGTGCTTGCCCATATATCGACTAGAGTCGCGTTTCTCTTTTGGTTCGATTAAGTGCGGATTTAATGACGGCACATGTAAAGGCCACTGAGCTCAGAAGATATTTGGCTTAAAGCTTACCCCTTTTATGGTTCTTGTTATGGGAGCTGATGTAGTTTATTTAAGTTTTAGGTATGCATTAAAGAACAATTTGCCCAACAAGAATGAATTAACCTAAATGAGGTTATATTTATGACTAAAACTATCTattacagcagcggtccccaacccccgggcctcggaccggtaccggtccgtgagtcgtttggtaccgggccgcgagagttgaggctcaggtgtgaaatgtatggttttcaggggttttatcggttttcagcgttattttgttatcgtttttatcgttaactcggttttcctgggtcttttcacgtgtgttatgaataaatcttctgtttttcggtaccggcactagttttattttgttgtatttatccgcgacaccttattgccggtccgtgaaaatattgtcgggcataaaccggtccgtggcgcaaaaagggttggggaccgctgtattACAGTATTATTACTCGGTCTCATCTGCAAACTAAAAACTCTTTAAGCCTTCATGTAATTCCAATCAGCTGGCTTTATTTCTTTTAGGCATTACACAGAGTGCTGTATTGTCCCGTGAGCAGCACTATGATAGACTACTGTATACTGCCTGTGTCCTTATTTTTGGAGCGTGTAATTACTTTGCTCCAGTAACTCAACACCATGTTTTGAAATGGATTATGTCCTACATTTCAGACCTAAGCAGTATGTGACACCTTTTATTTAATACACTTGACACCACAAAAACGAGAGAATAGTCCCCTGGAGGTAAAATAAAGTGTAATGGGTCCTGGAACCTATTTGCTTTGCAGTCTTGTTTTCTTGGCACACCAACAGATAACACAATCTATCCCTCATGTTTTGTCTCTGCTGGCTgcctttttttaatgattattgTAATAATTAAACCTCTCATTTGTTGTATTTGTAATTCATAATGCGCGTGTGTGTGGTGGGGTTAATTGGTAGCATATGAAGTGATCTGACTTTTGCCCTTTCTCAGACTGTTTATTTAGACTGTACTTGGCAAGGAGTAGAATAATTTTGTCTGCAGCTTCTTTGTATCCAAACAGTTTACGTAGTAAATCTGGAGCTTTATCATCAGCTCATCTGACTCATAAGACTGGGCgttatttaataaaactaaattcttcatgaatatgaatatgCGCAGAGCTCAAGCTCCGTGTATGTCAACCTTGTAAAAACTTCACCAGAGTAGATTTGAAAAGACAGGAGACAAGcacatttttattaaacaaagaaaactacAGTAGCTCATGTTGGTGCACTTGAATTTTCACATTACATAACACTTTTGTAGAACactagaaaacaaaacaaaaagcaaaaacaaattaaatccagaCACTTGCAGTTGCTATATAACTAGGCTCTCAGAGGGAATACCGACCTACACGTAACATGGCTTTGCAAGAGTTTACACCCTACAGATGTCACAGAGTATCATATCAATGCTACAATCATTTAATGCAGAATAAATTCTTTGGATTTGGATGCACTGATGTTAACCGGTTCTTCTTGAGATTAAGACTGGGCAACCTCCCCAACCCAATACCAACTTTCTTAATTGTAATGCTCTCCGTTTCACATAATGATCATTTTTACCTTGTATTttcctacattaaaaaaaaaataaagaaaaaagctaCAAATGTTCTGGTAAAAATCCTCACACTGTGATAATTTGGCTAATTCTTTACCAGGTTTATCTCACTGGAAGAGAGATTCTCTTATTTCCAGAAGAGAAAAATCCCTGTTATTGCAAACTGCAGTGTTAGCTGTAGTTCTCAATTTAAtgattttatattaaaatataatgaAGAAAACCATCCATCTCTTTATAGACTCCTCTTTTGATAGAAGATGAGTTTAACTGAATCAGAATTTCACCTTCTATTTTTATCACAGTTATATTCTCTGTTGCGTATCTCTCAACGAGTTTGCATCGTCTCTACTCAGCAGCAGTAGTATTTGCAATCGTTAGTGAATGATGACTAATACTAACAAGtagcgttttttttaaagcacaaaaaagAGGTACTTGGGTAACTACTTGTGTGTGTACAAGACCTGAAACATGAGGAATGCGTTACACTGCATTATTTTCTTAAGAGAAAAGGATGTGTATAATCTATAAGTACTGTATGATTGTCATTTagcgaataaaaaaaaatatatcagtgAGTGTTTCAGCATTTGGTTTGTAGAAGTGATCTGCGTGTTACCCCCTTGTCCTGTAGATTTACATTcaagtgcaaacacacatgaaaAAGTTACGTTCAAAAGTGCTTGTTTTCTAAATTAACGTCACCGTTTGTGTCGAGCTTATTTATGGTTAAAGCCACTAGTTCAGGTCAAGATGGATGCTGCAGAATCCCCTCCTAAACTTTCATCAACTGAACGCACCTAGATTGGGTTAGGTTAGTGGCCCAGGTACTGCCATGTTGTTATGGTTATCTAATAAATATTGCACTTTTTGCTGAAACAGAATATGCAGTGTGACTGTTGTCACAGACCTATAACCTGTAATGAAGTATGTAATCCAGAGGTAAAGTAACAGTGGATCAACTGTGGCAGAGCTGGAAATGCCTCAATAAGCAAGAGAATCACAGCGTCATTCCATAACAAGACATTGTAGCTGCGCAACAAACAAGAAGGGAGCATAATAAGGCTGCATGTCCACCACGAAGCCTGACTCCTCTGCAGATGAGCAGGCTGTTGCATGTTTCTGACACCACTTAGTGGGCAGTGTGCTTAGGAAAAGGTTGTTAGCCATCTTTAAGCAGGAGATGAATGCTACGCTTCACCCTATCATCTGAGTAGTGTTCACAAGACTATGGCAGTGGTCAAGTTCAGTTCTTGTGTGCCAAATGATCTAactaaaatgaacagaaaggaAAACTGACTGAGGTTAGAGTAAAGGTTGAGCTTGCTGTCatttgaagatgaaaccagaCTGTTCAGGAGTGTTGCTAGGCTGGTGGTCATTTCAGGTAGTAGTGGTGGTGACTGACGACGATGTTGCACCTGAGGCTGTAGCTAAGCTGGGGCAGTGTTAAGGGAGTCTTTATGAGGCTTAAGGGTCACAGGTAGGATGCCACGTAATCCCGCTCTCCCTCAGCGCCGCTCTAAAAACCACATCTCATTCTGACGGTTGCTGTGAGCAGGGTTGGTGTAGCCGGCCACGATGAATGAGTCGTTGACACACACTCCTGGAGACTCCAGCAGCTCGGCCAAGGTGTTTATCTGGTTTATGATGGTCACTTCATTGGTGGGACCGCTAAAGGCCCTGGAAGAGGGAAGGAGTGATCTATAAGTGTAAAACCAAGCACAAATTCTAACCTTAATAATCACTTACTGTGAAGTCAGTAACAAAAGGAGGGAGCTCATTTAGAAAAGATTTTTTAAGCTACTAACCTCGTATATACAACAGTGGCAGGCCAGATCTCAATGACAATGTCGCTGTCATGAGGTTGGGGGGGCTGGGCCTGGTGCTCAGAGGGAAGGAAGTAAGCCACAGTGACATCAGGGGATATTACAGAATGGTTCTCATCTGTGCGCACCACTGTTACAATAGGCAGTGTCATGCCCAGATAGTCACCTACATgtagaaaaaagcaaaatatagCTGTCAGGCTGATATAAGGAATAGCTTAAGTCAGCTTGCCAGCCACTAATCGTATGTGTGAAACAGTCTCTTGCTTCCGGACTCACCTAAGGAGTTGTTTTGGCAGATGTATCTCATTATCCTCATAAAGCCATAGCAAATGCTCTGTTCATACGTCTCCTCACGCATTGTTATACAAGCCCAGTGACCCTTTTCATAGTGGCGTTTCTCATACAGGATCTCACCACACTGACAAAGAAAAcgcagagacaaaaacataaacatgctAAGAATACTCTGGTGGACGGAGCAAAGGTTTTGACTGCTGTGGACACTAATGTCTGCAGATCTGCATATTTCAAGAAACCAAGTACAGTGTTTGGCCTTTTAAGCGTACATAAAAGTAGCACGTCTTGTGGATATTAAATGCTTCAAAtcaaaattatttgttttagccacattttttttcctttttttaaataaggttACAGGTTTTACAAAGGCAAATTATGCactcagttttgtttcttttttaattgaGTCTTCACTAAGCCTTCCAAATAAAATTAACCTCTTATTTACTACAAAACTCCCTCAGTTCTAttcacttgtttttttgttttttttaacgcTTGTTCTTAAATGCATAGGAAACTTTTCTTAAGCAGGTACAACAACCTTATTTTTCTTCACTTACGGTTGTGCGATCTGTAAATCTAAAATCAACTTAAAATGACAGCATGTTTTATGCCAGGATTCAGGAAAGAAACTGGACTCTGGATGTTAGCAAAATGTTTGTAGTTTGCTGTCAACCTGTGATTTACAAGGTGCCCAAAACTGCTCTAAGAATAGCGTGCCGTGACTGCCCTTTGTTTAACTGGAGTCTCAGGCCAAGTTTTAATGAACTAATTAACTCAAGTTAAACCAATTAgcccattttatttatacagtcc encodes:
- the soul3 gene encoding heme-binding protein soul3 isoform X2 → MDRGGCQMSGGGPSSGDGSGPDRHGMITLEDLESFSEDQLSDSGNGSLEEEGETMEEDENPDRLLHYWQEVARGHQVEVSQDMAEPIQQLSTNNQGRSHREQVPFTLLGRKEKCGEILYEKRHYEKGHWACITMREETYEQSICYGFMRIMRYICQNNSLGDYLGMTLPIVTVVRTDENHSVISPDVTVAYFLPSEHQAQPPQPHDSDIVIEIWPATVVYTRAFSGPTNEVTIINQINTLAELLESPGVCVNDSFIVAGYTNPAHSNRQNEMWFLERR
- the soul3 gene encoding heme-binding protein soul3 isoform X1, producing the protein MDRGGCQMSGGGPSSGDGSGPDRHGMITLEDLESFSEDQLSDSGNGSLEEEGETMEEDENPDRLLHYWQEVARGHQVEVSQDMAEPIQQLSTNNQGRSHREQVPFTLLGRKEKCGEILYEKRHYEKGHWACITMREETYEQSICYGFMRIMRYICQNNSLGDYLGMTLPIVTVVRTDENHSVISPDVTVAYFLPSEHQAQPPQPHDSDIVIEIWPATVVYTRSLLPSSRAFSGPTNEVTIINQINTLAELLESPGVCVNDSFIVAGYTNPAHSNRQNEMWFLERR